In Persicimonas caeni, a single window of DNA contains:
- a CDS encoding ATP-binding protein, with product MSELQNISVSLPKGGFDRAGVTAAVKKSGLPGQFEKLAPGPFGKTATSLGVLEGVVAACDLGLAAAEALRGVILDEAASGASFAVPELTRQQRQLVAAFQVAVTADSVERHIAEWVHEPAVEGSLEMDGLSDLLAHDGPPVELLGRVLRIAAAYVQMKAPARTSDEDDAPEPDHAVAATLAAFFELLRRATITYLKSSSLKPLLSALEAREVRVAGYPYDGLEIAERIEVETGLLPVSPSDIVGNDEYVEAGLKLARAVAGYDFEAGKNPKKINPVLFGLGRPGSGKTITAHAVGNYFLNYCRERDVPAQFRVIQRTEWASSYQNASAQNLVRIFREEVYGFDGVSGVYWPDIDTAFASRSAQGLRMEEKQNLGAVFGVFDGTLLPKDGKWFLICDANTLHMDEATISRIAQNPMSVDGPTKPAQYAKMMRELMLDDVARFVPGDDLTWQKVGKLCVEHDLSGRNVESICNNIRSHIQDFEYPDEYFQADGARRKEIIDDLCKPVSSAQVLEYVEDFVEFRQEAEDEAEEEKFKREVESIVRQLNASRAAAALTGEEG from the coding sequence CCGGGCAATTCGAAAAGCTCGCGCCGGGGCCGTTCGGCAAGACGGCGACGAGCCTGGGCGTGTTGGAAGGCGTCGTGGCCGCCTGTGACCTGGGCCTGGCGGCCGCCGAGGCCTTGCGCGGCGTCATCCTCGACGAGGCCGCCAGCGGCGCCTCGTTCGCCGTGCCCGAGCTCACCCGTCAGCAACGCCAGCTCGTGGCGGCTTTCCAGGTCGCCGTGACCGCCGACTCGGTCGAGCGTCATATCGCGGAGTGGGTTCACGAGCCGGCGGTCGAGGGCTCGCTCGAGATGGACGGGCTCAGCGATCTGTTGGCGCACGACGGCCCGCCGGTCGAGCTTCTGGGGCGTGTGCTTCGCATCGCCGCGGCCTACGTGCAGATGAAGGCGCCGGCGCGCACCTCCGACGAGGACGACGCTCCCGAGCCCGACCACGCCGTGGCCGCCACGCTCGCCGCGTTCTTCGAGTTGCTTCGCCGCGCCACGATCACCTACCTCAAGAGCAGCTCGCTCAAGCCCTTGCTCAGCGCGCTCGAGGCGCGCGAGGTGCGCGTCGCCGGCTACCCGTACGACGGGCTGGAAATCGCCGAGCGCATCGAGGTCGAGACGGGCCTGCTACCCGTGTCGCCGAGCGATATCGTCGGCAACGACGAGTACGTCGAGGCCGGCCTCAAACTCGCCCGCGCGGTCGCCGGATACGACTTCGAGGCGGGCAAAAACCCCAAAAAGATCAACCCGGTGCTCTTCGGGCTGGGCCGCCCCGGCTCGGGCAAGACGATCACGGCGCACGCGGTCGGAAACTACTTTCTGAACTACTGCCGCGAGCGCGACGTTCCCGCCCAATTTCGCGTCATCCAGCGCACCGAGTGGGCGTCTAGCTACCAGAACGCCTCGGCGCAGAACCTCGTGCGCATCTTCCGCGAGGAGGTCTACGGCTTCGACGGCGTCAGCGGGGTGTACTGGCCCGACATCGACACCGCGTTTGCCTCGCGCAGCGCCCAGGGCCTGCGCATGGAGGAGAAGCAAAACCTGGGCGCCGTCTTCGGCGTCTTCGACGGCACGCTCCTGCCCAAAGACGGCAAGTGGTTCCTCATCTGCGACGCCAACACCCTGCACATGGACGAGGCGACGATCAGCCGCATCGCCCAGAACCCGATGTCGGTCGACGGGCCCACCAAACCCGCCCAATACGCCAAGATGATGCGCGAGTTGATGCTCGACGACGTCGCCCGCTTCGTCCCCGGCGACGACCTGACCTGGCAGAAGGTCGGCAAGCTATGCGTCGAGCACGACCTGTCGGGCCGCAACGTCGAGTCGATCTGCAACAATATCCGCAGCCACATCCAAGACTTCGAGTACCCCGACGAGTACTTCCAGGCCGACGGCGCCCGCCGCAAAGAGATCATCGACGACCTGTGCAAGCCGGTCTCGTCCGCCCAGGTCCTCGAGTACGTCGAAGACTTCGTCGAGTTTCGCCAGGAGGCCGAGGACGAGGCCGAAGAGGAGAAGTTCAAACGCGAGGTCGAGTCGATCGTGCGCCAACTCAACGCCAGCCGCGCTGCGGCCGCGTTGACGGGCGAGGAAGGGTGA